The Antarcticibacterium sp. 1MA-6-2 genome has a window encoding:
- the cobA gene encoding uroporphyrinogen-III C-methyltransferase: MCTIPTNKPKVTLVGAGPGDPELLTLKAVKALKDANAVLYDALVNEEILKYAPNAVKLFVGKRKGCHSYMQDQINDLIVAYALRYGNVVRLKGGDPFVFGRGREEMDHLAKAGIPSEVIPGISSAISVPAGLGIPVTHREVAQSFWVLTGTTSGHKLSQDIELSAQSKATVIILMGMSKLSEIVSIFTKHGKAEIPVAIIQNGTKENERRAIGKISNIEKKVAGANLSSPAIIVIGEVVEFANDKLSALVEDNLVYSK, from the coding sequence ATGTGTACTATACCTACAAATAAACCAAAAGTAACTTTAGTAGGGGCCGGGCCGGGAGATCCTGAATTGCTCACTCTCAAAGCAGTTAAAGCCCTGAAGGATGCAAATGCCGTTCTCTATGATGCTTTGGTAAATGAGGAAATTTTAAAATATGCACCAAATGCAGTAAAGCTTTTCGTCGGAAAAAGGAAAGGATGCCATTCTTACATGCAGGACCAGATCAATGATTTGATTGTAGCCTACGCCCTGAGATATGGCAATGTTGTTCGTTTAAAAGGAGGTGATCCTTTTGTCTTTGGACGCGGTCGTGAAGAAATGGACCATCTTGCTAAAGCAGGAATACCTTCTGAAGTAATTCCGGGTATATCTTCAGCAATTTCGGTTCCTGCCGGGCTGGGAATTCCTGTTACTCACAGAGAGGTTGCACAAAGTTTTTGGGTACTAACGGGCACTACTTCCGGTCACAAATTATCTCAGGATATAGAACTTTCAGCTCAATCTAAAGCCACAGTAATTATTCTCATGGGAATGAGCAAATTATCTGAAATTGTTTCAATATTTACAAAACACGGCAAGGCAGAAATTCCTGTGGCAATTATACAAAATGGAACAAAGGAAAACGAACGTCGCGCTATAGGAAAAATTTCAAATATTGAGAAAAAGGTTGCCGGAGCAAATCTTTCCTCTCCCGCAATTATAGTAATTGGAGAAGTCGTAGAATTTGCTAATGATAAATTATCTGCTCTTGTGGAAGATAATTTAGTTTATTCTAAATAA
- a CDS encoding TetR/AcrR family transcriptional regulator, with translation MEKDEDFLNKVSQLFIINGAKTVTMDDIAKELRISKKTLYQNYTNKENLLEETLTYSIEKVLNKMRNLDEKIENAVERMFARDEEIERASKTNDSILLRQLVKYYPQIFNKHMLYFSEKLSEILVHNVEKGRAQGLYRNDFDAHLYSKLYFQMTMTYDNSPYLDTTQISRNKYQQESLLFYMNAITTEKGKGILKELQRS, from the coding sequence ATGGAGAAAGATGAAGATTTTCTAAACAAAGTATCCCAACTTTTCATCATCAACGGTGCCAAGACTGTGACCATGGATGATATCGCAAAGGAGTTGCGAATTTCTAAAAAAACGCTTTATCAAAATTATACAAACAAGGAAAACCTGCTAGAGGAAACCCTGACTTACAGTATTGAAAAGGTTTTAAACAAGATGCGAAACCTCGACGAAAAGATTGAGAATGCAGTAGAAAGAATGTTTGCCAGAGATGAAGAAATAGAAAGAGCATCTAAAACAAACGATTCGATCCTCCTGAGACAACTTGTTAAATATTATCCCCAAATTTTCAATAAACACATGTTGTACTTTTCTGAAAAACTTTCAGAAATACTGGTACATAACGTTGAAAAAGGACGGGCCCAGGGTTTATACAGGAATGATTTTGACGCCCACCTTTATTCAAAATTATATTTCCAAATGACCATGACCTATGACAATTCCCCATACCTGGATACTACACAAATCTCTCGAAATAAGTATCAGCAGGAATCTCTCCTGTTTTATATGAATGCTATTACGACTGAAAAAGGAAAAGGTATTTTAAAAGAGCTTCAACGATCCTGA
- a CDS encoding rubredoxin domain-containing protein gives MRKNVPRIIIKGGVLSPAELKSIAETAEASGLKTISFGSRQDILLPEATDETILDNFKGFTVVKNSSFPIENIVSSYVSTDIFPTTAWLTGDRYLYILEQIRYEPILKINITEPRQRLVPLFTGHLNFIASEHEDYWYLYIRLPDWEKTEMYPALIYSWDIGKVGQAVENILQEDPETIEMIFDLVSDAVDTDNRTVDKPLEVPFYPFPYYEGMNRTGTGKYWLGLYWRNNKYDLEFLKVMCDFCAELKIGRICITPWKSFIVKGIPVESKLQWEKLLGKFGINVRHSMLELNWHLLVANDEALSLKKYLVANFDQNDISTYGLTFGIANYTRRVYYFTSIVIEKNKIPENLTEFEIRDTYNLLYAKNFDPNTREYITHVQDVDKVELPGLLMELSQMYFEQLGNKIEDEKPTGSKKEVVEVEVFQCQECFTVYDKTYGDKTQGIQAGTAFEDLINDYSCPVCEAPKAAFKSKIFIKQLD, from the coding sequence ATGAGAAAGAATGTTCCAAGAATAATAATAAAGGGAGGCGTACTCTCACCTGCAGAACTTAAATCAATAGCAGAAACAGCTGAAGCCTCGGGACTAAAGACCATTTCTTTTGGTTCCCGGCAGGATATTCTACTTCCGGAAGCCACAGACGAAACAATTCTTGATAATTTTAAAGGATTTACTGTTGTAAAAAACTCATCCTTTCCAATAGAAAACATTGTTTCTTCTTATGTTTCAACAGATATTTTCCCAACGACTGCGTGGCTTACCGGGGACAGATATTTGTACATCCTGGAACAAATAAGGTACGAACCAATACTAAAAATAAATATTACCGAACCAAGACAAAGGCTGGTTCCTCTGTTCACAGGACATTTAAATTTTATTGCTTCAGAACATGAAGACTATTGGTATTTGTATATCCGGTTGCCAGATTGGGAAAAAACTGAAATGTATCCCGCCCTCATTTATAGCTGGGATATTGGAAAGGTAGGACAGGCAGTGGAAAATATTTTGCAGGAAGATCCTGAAACTATTGAAATGATCTTTGATTTGGTGAGTGACGCTGTAGATACTGATAATCGCACAGTGGACAAACCGCTGGAAGTGCCATTCTATCCCTTCCCGTATTACGAAGGTATGAATCGTACAGGAACAGGGAAATACTGGCTGGGATTATACTGGAGAAATAATAAGTATGACCTTGAATTTCTGAAGGTGATGTGTGACTTTTGCGCGGAATTAAAAATCGGAAGAATCTGCATCACCCCCTGGAAATCTTTTATAGTAAAAGGAATTCCCGTAGAGTCAAAACTGCAATGGGAAAAATTACTGGGCAAATTCGGGATTAATGTTCGGCATTCAATGCTTGAACTTAACTGGCACTTGCTAGTAGCTAATGATGAAGCCTTAAGTCTCAAAAAGTATCTGGTGGCAAATTTTGATCAAAATGACATTAGTACTTATGGCCTCACTTTCGGAATTGCTAATTACACCAGAAGGGTATATTACTTTACTTCCATAGTTATTGAAAAAAATAAAATTCCCGAGAATTTAACCGAATTTGAAATTCGGGATACTTATAATTTGCTGTACGCTAAAAACTTTGATCCAAATACGCGGGAATATATAACTCATGTTCAGGATGTGGATAAAGTGGAATTGCCTGGCCTGCTCATGGAGCTTAGTCAGATGTATTTTGAACAGTTAGGAAATAAAATAGAGGACGAAAAACCTACAGGCTCAAAAAAAGAAGTGGTAGAAGTTGAGGTTTTTCAATGTCAGGAGTGTTTTACTGTCTATGACAAAACTTATGGAGACAAAACCCAGGGAATACAAGCGGGAACAGCCTTTGAGGATTTGATTAATGATTATAGCTGCCCGGTGTGTGAAGCTCCCAAAGCAGCTTTTAAATCAAAAATTTTTATTAAGCAGCTTGATTAG